A single genomic interval of Tursiops truncatus isolate mTurTru1 chromosome 1, mTurTru1.mat.Y, whole genome shotgun sequence harbors:
- the TIE1 gene encoding tyrosine-protein kinase receptor Tie-1 isoform X2 codes for MEKRMLPSFLPWVQTLAGAFPQVCSLCLAHVDVTQAEVGRGREHQLLCDGEAPDPFMPPGSYFYTLDWHEAQEGRFLLQLPNVQPSSSGIYSATYLEASPLGSAFFRLIVRGCEAGHWGQDCTKECPGCLHGGVCHDQDGECVCPPGFTGTRCEQACREGRFGQSCQEQCPGTSGCRGLTFCLPDPYGCSCGSGWRGSQCQEACAPGHFGADCHLQCQCQNGGTCDRFSGCVCPSGWHGVHCEKSDRIPQILDMVSELEFNLETTPRINCAAAGNPFPVRGSVELRKPDGTVLLSTKAIVEPDRTTAEFEVPRLALGDSGLWECRVSTSGGQDSRRFRVNVKVPPVPLTAPRLLAKQSRQLVVSPLVSFSGDGPIASVRLHYRPQDSTMAWSTIVVDPSENVTLMNLRPKTGYSVRVQLSRPGEGGEGAWGPPTLMTTDCPEPLLQPWLEGWHVEGPDRLRVSWSLPSVPGPLVGDGFLLRLWDGARGQERRENVSSPQARTTLLTGLTPGTHYQLDVRLYHCTLLGPASPAARVLLPPSGPPAPRHLHAQALSDSEIQLVWQRPEAPAGPISKYIVEVQVAEGSGDPLWMDVDRPEETSTVVRGLNASTRYLFRVRASVQGPGDWSDMVEESTLSNGLQSEGPVQEVQAAEEGLDQQLVLAVVGSVSATCLTILAALLTLACIRRSCLHRRRTFTYQSGSGEETILQFSSGTLTLTRRPKPQPEPLNYPVLEWEDITFEDLIGEGNFGQVIRAMIKKDGLKMNAAIKMLKEYASENDHRDFAGELEVLCKLGHHPNIINLLGACENRGYLYIAIEYAPYGNLLDFLRKSRVLETDPAFAREHGTASTLSSRQLLRFASDAANGMQYLSEKQFIHRDLAARNVLVGENLASKIADFGLSRGEEVYVKKTMGRLPVRWMAIESLNYSVYTTKSDVWSFGVLLWEIVSLGGTPYCGMTCAELYEKLPQGYRMEQPRNCDDEVYELMRQCWRDRPYERPPFAQIALQLGRMLEARKAYVNMSLFENFTYAGIDATAEEA; via the exons ATGGAGAAGAGGATGCTTCCCAGCTTTCTGCCTTGGGTCCAGACGCTCGCTGGTGCCTTCCCCCAggtctgctccctctgcctggcgcACGTTGATGTGACTCAGGCCgaggtgggcagagggagggaacaCCAGCTCTTGTGTGATGGTGAGGCCCCTGACCCGTTTATGCCCCCAGGATCCTACTTCTACACCCTGGACTGGCACGAGGCCCAGGAGGGGCGGTTTTTGCTGCAGCTCCCAAACGTGCAGCCGTCGTCAAGCGGCATCTACAGCGCCACCTACCTGGAGGCCAGCCCCCTGGGCAGTGCCTTCTTTCGACTCATCGTGCGGG GTTGTGAGGCAGGGCACTGGGGACAGGACTGTACCAAGGAATGCCCGGGCTGCCTGCATGGAGGTGTCTGCCACGACCAGGATGGCGAGTGTGTGTGCCCCCCTGGATTCACTGGGACCCGCTGTGAGCAAG CCTGCAGAGAGGGCCGTTTTGGGCAGAGCTGCCAGGAACAGTGCCCAGGCACATCAGGCTGCCGAGGCCTCACCTTCTGCCTCCCGGACCCCTATGGCTGTTCTTGTGGATCGGGCTGGAGAGGAAGCCAGTGCCAGGAAG CCTGTGCCCCAGGTCATTTTGGGGCTGACTGCCACCTCCAGTGCCAGTGTCAGAACGGCGGCACTTGTGACCGCTTCAGCGGCTGCGTCTGCCCCTCCGGGTGGCATGGGGTGCACTGTGAGAAGTCAG ACCGGATCCCCCAGATCCTGGACATGGTTTCAGAACTGGAGTTCAACTTAGAAACGACACCCCGGATCAACTGTGCCGCCGCGGGGAACCCCTTCCCAGTCCGGGGCAGCGTGGAGCTCCGCAAGCCGGACGGCACAGTCCTCCTG TCCACCAAGGCCATTGTGGAGCCAGATAGGACCACAGCCGAGTTCGAGGTGCCCCGCTTGGCTCTTGGGGACAGTGGGCTCTGGGAGTGCCGCGTGTCCACGTCTGGTGGCCAAGACAGCCGACGCTTCAGGGTCAACGTCAAAG TGCCCCCGGTGCCCCTGACTGCCCCTCGGCTCCTGGCCAAGCAGAGCCGTCAGCTCGTGGTCTCCCCGCTGGTCTCCTTCTCCGGGGACGGGCCCATCGCCTCTGTACGGCTGCACTACCGGCCCCAGGACAGCACCATGGCCTGGTCCACCATCGTGG TGGACCCCAGTGAGAACGTGACGTTAATGAACCTGAGGCCGAAGACAGGATACAGTGTCCGCGTGCAGCTGAGCCGgccaggggaagggggggagggggcctgggggccTCCCACCCTCATGACCACAGACTGTCCTG AGCCCTTGTTGCAGCCGTGGCTGGAGGGCTGGCATGTGGAGGGCCCCGACCGGTTGCGAGTGAGCTGGTCCTTACCCTCGGTGCCGGGGCCACTGGTGGGCGATGGTTTCCTGCTGCGCCTGTGGGACGGGGCCCGGGGACAGGAGCGGCGGGAGAACGTCTCGTCCCCCCAGGCCCGCACCACCCTCCTGACCGGACTCACACCTGGCACCCACTACCAGCTGGACGTGCGGCTCTACCACTGTACCCTCCTGGGCCCAGCCTCACCCGCTGCTCGTGTGCTTCTGCCCCCCAGCG GGCCCCCAGCCCCCCGACACCTCCACGCCCAGGCCCTTTCAGACTCCGAGATCCAGCTGGTGTGGCAGCGCCCAGAGGCTCCAGCTGGGCCTATATCCAAGTACATTGTGGAGGTGCAGGTGGCTGAGGGCTCAGGAGACCCGCTGTGGATGGACGTGGACAGGCCCGAGGAGACAAGCACCGTCGTCCGCGGCCTCAACGCCAGCACGCGCTACCTCTTCCGTGTGCGGGCCAGCGTCCAGGGCCCCGGTGACTGGAGCGACATGGTAGAAGAGTCTACCCTAAGCAACG GGCTGCAGAGCGAGGGTCCGGTCCAAGAGGTCCAGGCAGCTGAAGAGGGTCTGGATCAACAGCTGGTCCTGGCTGTGGTGGGCTCTGTGTCTGCCACCTGCCTCACCATCCTGGCTGCTCTCTTAACCCTGGCGTGCATCCGCAGAAGCTGCCTGCATCGCAGACGCACCTTCACCTACCAGTCGGGATCG GGTGAGGAGACCATCCTGCAGTTCAGCTCGGGCACCTTGACACTGACCCGGAGGCCAAAACCACAGCCCGAGCCCCTGAATTACCCAGTGCTGGAATGGGAGGACATCACCTTTGAGGATCTCATTGGGGAAGGGAACTTCGGCCAGGTCATCCGGGCCATGATCAAGAAGGACGGACTCAAGATGAATGCAGCCATCAAGATGCTGAAAG AGTATGCCTCTGAAAATGACCATCGTGACTTCGCGGGAGAACTGGAAGTTCTGTGCAAATTGGGGCATCACCCCAACATCATCAACCTCTTGGGGGCCTGTGAGAACCGAG GTTACTTGTATATCGCCATCGAATATGCCCCCTATGGGAACCTGCTCGATTTCCTGAGGAAGAGCCGGGTCCTGGAAACTGATCCAGCTTTTGCCCGAGAACATGGAACGGCCTCCACCCTCAGCTCCCGGCAGCTGCTGCGTTTTGCCAGTGATGCTGCCAATGGCATGCAGTACCTGAGTGAGAAgcag TTCATCCACAGGGACCTGGCTGCCCGAAACGTGCTAGTCGGAGAGAACCTGGCCTCCAAGATTGCGGACTTCGGCCTTTCTCGGGGAGAGGAGGTTTATGTGAAGAAGACGATG GGGCGTCTCCCCGTGCGCTGGATGGCCATTGAGTCTCTGAACTACAGTGTCTATACTACCAAGAGCGATGT TTGGTCCTTTGGGGTCCTCCTCTGGGAGATCGTGAGCCTTG GGGGCACCCCATACTGCGGCATGACATGTGCCGAGCTCTATGAGAAGCTGCCGCAGGGCTACCGCATGGAGCAGCCTCGCAACTGTGATGATGAAGT GTACGAGCTGATGCGGCAGTGCTGGCGGGACCGTCCGTACGAGCGACCCCCCTTTGCCCAGATCGCGCTGCAGCTGGGCCGAATGCTGGAAGCCAGGAAG GCCTACGTGAACATGTCGCTGTTTGAGAACTTCACGTACGCGGGCATCGACGCTACAGCTGAGGAGGCCTGA
- the TIE1 gene encoding tyrosine-protein kinase receptor Tie-1 isoform X1, whose product MVWLGPPLLLPIFFLASHVGAAVDLTLLADLRLTEPQRFFLTCVSGEAGAGRGSDAWGSPLLLEKDDRIVRTPRPWQPLHLTRNGSRQVTLRGFSQPSDLVGVFSCVGGAGARRTRVLYVHNSPGAHLLPDKVTHTVNKGDTAVLSAWVRKEKQTDVIWKSNGSYFYTLDWHEAQEGRFLLQLPNVQPSSSGIYSATYLEASPLGSAFFRLIVRGCEAGHWGQDCTKECPGCLHGGVCHDQDGECVCPPGFTGTRCEQACREGRFGQSCQEQCPGTSGCRGLTFCLPDPYGCSCGSGWRGSQCQEACAPGHFGADCHLQCQCQNGGTCDRFSGCVCPSGWHGVHCEKSDRIPQILDMVSELEFNLETTPRINCAAAGNPFPVRGSVELRKPDGTVLLSTKAIVEPDRTTAEFEVPRLALGDSGLWECRVSTSGGQDSRRFRVNVKVPPVPLTAPRLLAKQSRQLVVSPLVSFSGDGPIASVRLHYRPQDSTMAWSTIVVDPSENVTLMNLRPKTGYSVRVQLSRPGEGGEGAWGPPTLMTTDCPEPLLQPWLEGWHVEGPDRLRVSWSLPSVPGPLVGDGFLLRLWDGARGQERRENVSSPQARTTLLTGLTPGTHYQLDVRLYHCTLLGPASPAARVLLPPSGPPAPRHLHAQALSDSEIQLVWQRPEAPAGPISKYIVEVQVAEGSGDPLWMDVDRPEETSTVVRGLNASTRYLFRVRASVQGPGDWSDMVEESTLSNGLQSEGPVQEVQAAEEGLDQQLVLAVVGSVSATCLTILAALLTLACIRRSCLHRRRTFTYQSGSGEETILQFSSGTLTLTRRPKPQPEPLNYPVLEWEDITFEDLIGEGNFGQVIRAMIKKDGLKMNAAIKMLKEYASENDHRDFAGELEVLCKLGHHPNIINLLGACENRGYLYIAIEYAPYGNLLDFLRKSRVLETDPAFAREHGTASTLSSRQLLRFASDAANGMQYLSEKQFIHRDLAARNVLVGENLASKIADFGLSRGEEVYVKKTMGRLPVRWMAIESLNYSVYTTKSDVWSFGVLLWEIVSLGGTPYCGMTCAELYEKLPQGYRMEQPRNCDDEVYELMRQCWRDRPYERPPFAQIALQLGRMLEARKAYVNMSLFENFTYAGIDATAEEA is encoded by the exons ATGGTCTGGCTGGGGCCCCCTTTGCTGCTCCCCATCTTCTTCCTGGCTTCTCATGTTG GCGCTGCGGTGGACCTGACGCTGCTGGCCGACCTGCGCTTGACCGAGCCCCAGCGCTTCTTCCTGACCTGCGTGTCCGGGGAggcgggggcgggcaggggctcgGACGCCTGGGGGTCCCCGCTGCTGCTGGAAAAGGACGACCGCATTGTGCGCACGCCCCGGCCCTGGCAGCCCCTGCACCTGACCCGCAATGGCTCGCGCCAGGTAACGCTGCGCGGCTTCTCGCAGCCCTCGGACCTGGTAGGCGTCTTCTCCTGCGTGGGCGGCGCGGGGGCGCGGCGCACGCGCGTCCTCTACGTGCACAACAGCCCAGGAG CCCACCTGCTCCCGGACAAGGTCACACACACGGTGAATAAGGGCGACACGGCAGTACTTTCCGCGTGGGTGCGCAAGGAGAAGCAGACAGATGTGATCTGGAAGAGCAACG GATCCTACTTCTACACCCTGGACTGGCACGAGGCCCAGGAGGGGCGGTTTTTGCTGCAGCTCCCAAACGTGCAGCCGTCGTCAAGCGGCATCTACAGCGCCACCTACCTGGAGGCCAGCCCCCTGGGCAGTGCCTTCTTTCGACTCATCGTGCGGG GTTGTGAGGCAGGGCACTGGGGACAGGACTGTACCAAGGAATGCCCGGGCTGCCTGCATGGAGGTGTCTGCCACGACCAGGATGGCGAGTGTGTGTGCCCCCCTGGATTCACTGGGACCCGCTGTGAGCAAG CCTGCAGAGAGGGCCGTTTTGGGCAGAGCTGCCAGGAACAGTGCCCAGGCACATCAGGCTGCCGAGGCCTCACCTTCTGCCTCCCGGACCCCTATGGCTGTTCTTGTGGATCGGGCTGGAGAGGAAGCCAGTGCCAGGAAG CCTGTGCCCCAGGTCATTTTGGGGCTGACTGCCACCTCCAGTGCCAGTGTCAGAACGGCGGCACTTGTGACCGCTTCAGCGGCTGCGTCTGCCCCTCCGGGTGGCATGGGGTGCACTGTGAGAAGTCAG ACCGGATCCCCCAGATCCTGGACATGGTTTCAGAACTGGAGTTCAACTTAGAAACGACACCCCGGATCAACTGTGCCGCCGCGGGGAACCCCTTCCCAGTCCGGGGCAGCGTGGAGCTCCGCAAGCCGGACGGCACAGTCCTCCTG TCCACCAAGGCCATTGTGGAGCCAGATAGGACCACAGCCGAGTTCGAGGTGCCCCGCTTGGCTCTTGGGGACAGTGGGCTCTGGGAGTGCCGCGTGTCCACGTCTGGTGGCCAAGACAGCCGACGCTTCAGGGTCAACGTCAAAG TGCCCCCGGTGCCCCTGACTGCCCCTCGGCTCCTGGCCAAGCAGAGCCGTCAGCTCGTGGTCTCCCCGCTGGTCTCCTTCTCCGGGGACGGGCCCATCGCCTCTGTACGGCTGCACTACCGGCCCCAGGACAGCACCATGGCCTGGTCCACCATCGTGG TGGACCCCAGTGAGAACGTGACGTTAATGAACCTGAGGCCGAAGACAGGATACAGTGTCCGCGTGCAGCTGAGCCGgccaggggaagggggggagggggcctgggggccTCCCACCCTCATGACCACAGACTGTCCTG AGCCCTTGTTGCAGCCGTGGCTGGAGGGCTGGCATGTGGAGGGCCCCGACCGGTTGCGAGTGAGCTGGTCCTTACCCTCGGTGCCGGGGCCACTGGTGGGCGATGGTTTCCTGCTGCGCCTGTGGGACGGGGCCCGGGGACAGGAGCGGCGGGAGAACGTCTCGTCCCCCCAGGCCCGCACCACCCTCCTGACCGGACTCACACCTGGCACCCACTACCAGCTGGACGTGCGGCTCTACCACTGTACCCTCCTGGGCCCAGCCTCACCCGCTGCTCGTGTGCTTCTGCCCCCCAGCG GGCCCCCAGCCCCCCGACACCTCCACGCCCAGGCCCTTTCAGACTCCGAGATCCAGCTGGTGTGGCAGCGCCCAGAGGCTCCAGCTGGGCCTATATCCAAGTACATTGTGGAGGTGCAGGTGGCTGAGGGCTCAGGAGACCCGCTGTGGATGGACGTGGACAGGCCCGAGGAGACAAGCACCGTCGTCCGCGGCCTCAACGCCAGCACGCGCTACCTCTTCCGTGTGCGGGCCAGCGTCCAGGGCCCCGGTGACTGGAGCGACATGGTAGAAGAGTCTACCCTAAGCAACG GGCTGCAGAGCGAGGGTCCGGTCCAAGAGGTCCAGGCAGCTGAAGAGGGTCTGGATCAACAGCTGGTCCTGGCTGTGGTGGGCTCTGTGTCTGCCACCTGCCTCACCATCCTGGCTGCTCTCTTAACCCTGGCGTGCATCCGCAGAAGCTGCCTGCATCGCAGACGCACCTTCACCTACCAGTCGGGATCG GGTGAGGAGACCATCCTGCAGTTCAGCTCGGGCACCTTGACACTGACCCGGAGGCCAAAACCACAGCCCGAGCCCCTGAATTACCCAGTGCTGGAATGGGAGGACATCACCTTTGAGGATCTCATTGGGGAAGGGAACTTCGGCCAGGTCATCCGGGCCATGATCAAGAAGGACGGACTCAAGATGAATGCAGCCATCAAGATGCTGAAAG AGTATGCCTCTGAAAATGACCATCGTGACTTCGCGGGAGAACTGGAAGTTCTGTGCAAATTGGGGCATCACCCCAACATCATCAACCTCTTGGGGGCCTGTGAGAACCGAG GTTACTTGTATATCGCCATCGAATATGCCCCCTATGGGAACCTGCTCGATTTCCTGAGGAAGAGCCGGGTCCTGGAAACTGATCCAGCTTTTGCCCGAGAACATGGAACGGCCTCCACCCTCAGCTCCCGGCAGCTGCTGCGTTTTGCCAGTGATGCTGCCAATGGCATGCAGTACCTGAGTGAGAAgcag TTCATCCACAGGGACCTGGCTGCCCGAAACGTGCTAGTCGGAGAGAACCTGGCCTCCAAGATTGCGGACTTCGGCCTTTCTCGGGGAGAGGAGGTTTATGTGAAGAAGACGATG GGGCGTCTCCCCGTGCGCTGGATGGCCATTGAGTCTCTGAACTACAGTGTCTATACTACCAAGAGCGATGT TTGGTCCTTTGGGGTCCTCCTCTGGGAGATCGTGAGCCTTG GGGGCACCCCATACTGCGGCATGACATGTGCCGAGCTCTATGAGAAGCTGCCGCAGGGCTACCGCATGGAGCAGCCTCGCAACTGTGATGATGAAGT GTACGAGCTGATGCGGCAGTGCTGGCGGGACCGTCCGTACGAGCGACCCCCCTTTGCCCAGATCGCGCTGCAGCTGGGCCGAATGCTGGAAGCCAGGAAG GCCTACGTGAACATGTCGCTGTTTGAGAACTTCACGTACGCGGGCATCGACGCTACAGCTGAGGAGGCCTGA